TCGGCTAGCAACTCCGACGATACATACTGGTTACGCAAGCTAAGCACGTCTTCGCCGTGATGATCCATGCATGGTGCTCATCGATGCTTTGTGCGTGCCGTTAGTTACTACTGCTAGCTACTGCAAAGATCGAGCTCGCCATTGAGATGCAAGCTTGAGGCATGGTAATGCTATACTATATGTATAAGAGAAATTAAATTATGAAGTTGATCGATCGAGTATTTTGCATAGATTGTTGAATGGGCATAAAATGATCCTTCCCTCTTTTTCTTCACTACTACTACTCGTGTTTCCTCTCTGTACAACTAAAATGGTCCAGCAGATGATAAAGTTTTATAAAACCTACTAATCCCTACTGAAAACGCGATACCCTTGTGTAACTGTGTTGATGAAGTTCTCTCTAGTAACCAATTCTGGTAATTCGAACGCACGTCCGTCCCTAGTGTAATGAGCTGGTTGGGAGGAGATGGTGATGACGGTAGGAGATGACTAACAGGCTTTGCAGTCTTGTCCGAACAGGACGAGGAGACGAGCCGGCCGGTGTGAGGTTTCTTTCTCCTGGGACCCACTTTCTCCTCCTACCCTATCGGTGTCCGTGGTCCGGGCCTGGCCGAGTCCAAGTCGAATTCCTTGTTTCTTTCATTCCCATCTCCGCTGTCATCCAAACGGAATCGGACACGGTATCTCGTACCAGCCGTGTCCTGAGCCCCGAGAAGGCCTGGAGCAAGTAACATCATCAACCGGCATCCCAAGGCCCTAACAATCAGCATCGTCGTCGACTCGCCGGAACAGCCAGCCGCCGGTGTGCTTGCTCTCCAATGGCCAGCAACCACCTCCCAGTTTTCTGCTGTGGCGACAGCGGCATTGATCGAGAGGATCCCCATCAAGCCCTGCTCGACACCATATGCGGGTTCTACGTGGAGGCGCTTGACCGCCTCCCCATCCGCGACTACCCGAATCCGATACATTGCCTCTCCGTCGCCGGCCACTGCTACGGCCTCCTGGAGCCGGTCTCCAACGTCATCCTCCACGCCATCGTCGCGCATGGCCGAAGTGGCCAAGGACCGTACAAGAGGGAGGACATCACCACCGAGTTCCTCGACAAGATGCACAGCAGCTGGTACTGGCAGAACACGGCGGAGAGATCTCTGGATGGTCTCACCACATTCTTGATGAGCGGGTATCGCTACCTCACCTTGGAGCAGGCCGTGGGGTACCTCTACTTGGCCAAGGCTGACATCTACTTGGCCATGGATCTTGTCGAGCGAGAATTCGACACGCAGTGCCTGGTTGAGGAGGCGCTGCTGCCCAGCTTTGATGATGACGCCTGGATCCTCACGATCAAGGACTCGCTCATGTACGCTGCCATGGCTGCTGAGCACCCCAACCCTGATCGCCTGGTCGCGCTCGCCACCGAAACGTTTGTTGCCGACCATGTGGACAGGATCGCGGCATGGCTGCGTACCGATCAGCTCTGCAAGGTCGCTGTCGATGACATCTACAGCTCTCTGAAGTACGGGAGAGCACCGGACGGCCGGTATCTCTACAACCTGCGGTTGAGCTACCCTGACACTGATGACGCAGTGGTGCCGGTGGCGAGTTGTCAGAATCTAAACACATGCACCCACCGCTGCTCATCCCTACTCAAGGACCAGCAAGCGGGTTGGGACTCGGAGGTCTCTCCATGCGATTACGGATAATTACTTATTTGACACCAGACAAATGATCCGTTCCTTTCGTGCCCTTaaaattttttccttccttatttgataCTGACTTCAACTTTTGTTACTAAATTAACACTCTATTCGATTTTTCATCCAACCACCGTTAAATACCCTGCGAAAAGATGATTTTATCTCTTGGaccccaccacccttctccctcctctccttcccttctccctcctaTGCTCCACACCGCACGATCTCGCTGtgtgcgccggcggcggccgggtcggcgcGCCTCGCGGGGTCCAGGAACACCTCGTGGGTGTCGAAGCGGCTGCGCCTCTGGAACGCGCGCGGGCAGGTCGGATCCAGTGGCGCCCGCCGCATCATCGCCGCCTGCAGATGGAGCCTCACCAGTGCCACCTCCACGTCGATCGGTGAGCACCACCTGCGATCTCCACCCTGGGGAGTCCTTCACGGGCTTCTGCGCCGCCTACCTCCACGAGCGCCTGGCCGGCCTCGAGGCCTCCGCTGCCGTGGCCGCTGTGCTGAGCCGCAAGTCCACCTCTGCCATCCGCTCCCTCTTCTCCCAGCCgttcaacgccgccgccgcggccggaggTGGCCCCTcgggctccgccgcctccacgctGCTGGACCTATGCCGTTGTAAATCCTTCTCCCGCGTGCGCGGGGGCAACACcccggccgccaccgtcgccagcGCCGGCGGGGCGTACGAGCCGTAGCGGTGGTCCTGCGATGTGAGCGGGCGGCCATGGTCGATGTGCGCGAGCGTGGTGTCGCAGTCACGGAGAAAGCGGAGTGAGGTGTGGATGGCATGGGCGGAGGGTGGGCTGcacgcgcggccggcggccacgctgcTCCCCTACGCGGCGCACGACCAGAGGCCGCACCTGGCGCCCGACTTCCTCGAGCTCGGGTCCCGGCTGGGTGCGCTGTCGGTGACCTGGACATGGAGGGGCGCGGCCGACCCCTGCGGCAATGAGAAGGAACGAGGGAGGCGCGGCTGGACGGAGGGTGACAGTGTGGAGCAAGGGGGAGGCGCGGCCAGGCGGAGGGAGAAGGCCCGCGCggtgtggagcagaggagggaggaggggaggagaggaagaagaagggtggtGGGACCCACAGGACAAAATCGTCTTTTTGCAGGGTATTTAACGGTTCCCAGACGGAAAATCCAACATATTATCATATAAGGAACGAAAGTTGAACCGGTGTCAAATAGCAAACTAAAATTTTTTAAGAGCCAAAAAAGGAACGAGTCATTCGTGTGGCGTAAAGGAATTGTCTCTGAAGAGAATCGAGGCGCTACTTGTCGATTACATCCACGCACTGCACCTCAGCGCAATATCCCAGCTGCCTCCAGCTTCAGCAATGGTGCTTCACCATGGGCTAGTGCTCAGAGGTTACTTGTAGGGTCCACTCGAGGACCCTATCTTCAACATCCTCCTCAATGCGATACGGTACCAGCTCAACTTCCCAGCACATGAAAACGAAAACATGATCTGCACTGACCTGATGCTTCGTAATGGGTTCAACGCCCTCACTGCCCAGGTCGTCTTCCTCTGCACCAAGTACAGCATGTTGTCCGGCCACGGTGCCTTGGAGTACCTCTACTTCACTAACTGCAACCTccgtgtctttttttttctcgaaagaCCCGGAATGATTCCCGGCGTTAATTAATAAAAAGAGAAGCAATTGCAGGCACCAGAGGCGCCAAGTTTTAGTAACCCATCCTGAAGGATAGGCCGGGGCATCGAAATAGGCCCGcaacaaaggaagaaaaaaaaaacattacagCGATTACTCGCGGCCTGATCTATCAACTATGACAGCCAAGTGCTTGGCTCCAGCCACACACCATAGACGAGCAACATCCTTAACATCCTCAACAAGCTTTGCGATCGGCTTCTCCTGATTGTTGAAAATTCTGTTGTTTCGCTCACACCATATCGTCCACACTACCAGTATCGCCATGGAGCGAGCTCCTTTCGTAGCAGCGTCCATAGCACTTCCAGCCAAATCATGGAACCAACCCACCAGATCAGCCTCTTTGTTCCAGGCATTAGGTTGCAGGGAGGCGCGACCACACCAGGTGCCGACTGCTTGCCAAATGGAAGAAGAAACTGGACACCAGGTGACGTGCTGTCTCAAGACTGCTGTAACACATCTGGCAGAAGTATGAGTTAGGCCATTCTCTGAGCAGCAGCCTATCAGTTGTCCAGACTCTGTTCTGTTGGAGCAACCACATGAAAAACTTGCACCTGAAAGGTGCCCAGACCTTCCAAACCGTCTTTGGGAACGACGAGAGGGCACCACCTTCAAATTGCATGTCGTATGCCGATCTTGCTGAATATTCACCTGAAGCAGTTCTTGTCCAGAGTATTGTGTCTGGCTCTGTGGCGCCATGATCAAACTGGGCCTCCTCAATCAGTCCCCGTAGCTTAACAAATTCATCCAAGAGTGGCACCGTGAGATCATGCATAAGATCTGAAATCCATTGTTCATTCTGCATTGCCTCTACTACTGTTCTGTTTTTCCTTTTGCTGTGCTTGTACAGGTGTGGAAAGAGCATGGCTGGTGCACTACCAAGCTAGCAGTTCGTCCATTGTTAACCGTGAACTTTGTTGCTGCTGCGAAAAGGGCCATGTCCAAGTCATCAACAGGTAACTCCATGCCAACCCATGGACGCTCTGGGTATTTCCAGCGAAACCATAGCCATCTTAGACGAAGTGCTCTGCTGAAAGCATCGAGATCAGTAATCCCCAGGCCGCCCCTCTTAATTGGACTTTGTAATCTTGCCCAGCTAACCTTGCATTTCCCTCCATGCAGCTGCTGATTGCCAGCCCAGAGAAAACGCCTGCTCACCTTGTCAAAATCTTTGATGAATTTCTTTGGGGGCTTAATCACCGTGAGTAGGTACACTAGCAATGAACTGAGAACCGAGCGCACAAGCACCCTGCGTCCTCCCGGATTCAGAAGTTTGCACTGCCAACCTGACATCTTTGCAACTGCCTTGTCTTGCACATTTTGTAGGTGTACCAAACGTAGACGACCCAGCACGATCGGAATGCCAAGGTAGGTAATGGGAAAACCCACACGTTGTTCTGGGAAAGAAGCTAGGATTTCATCCAAATCCAGGTCATGTCCTCCAATGCTTGCTACTGTGCTCTTCTGCAGATTGATTCTCAATCCTATGGCATCATCGAACCTTTGCATTATCTCAACCACCATATCTACATCTTGTTTCAACGAGTTCACAAATATCACCGCATCATCAGCATGAAGAGATAGGCGCAGTTTGGCATGCCGACCCCTTATTGTGGACAGGCATCCTTCGTCTCTAGCAATCTTGAATAAATTCTGCAAGGTATCAATCGCCAAGATGAACAGATAGGGGGAGAGGGTGTCCCCTTGTCGAAGACCACGTTGATGCTTGATTATTGGACCAGGCACTCCATTTAGCAGCACCGAAGAGGATGAACTAGTGAAGATTAGTGCCAGCCAGTCCCTCCATCTTGCAGGGAAACCTCGTTTCTGTAGCAACTCTAGCAAGTATTCCCAAGAGACAGAGTCAAAAGCTTTAGATATGTCCAGTTTCAACAGCAGGGCAGGTGTTTTGGTCCTGTGGTAGGATCTGGCTAGATTTCTGACATATAAAACATATCTTGGATGCATCTTCTCTTGATAAATGCACTCTGCGAGTTAGATATTAAACTGTCAATGAACGGTGCCAATCTCAGTGCCAACACCTTTGATACAATCTTTGCAAATGAGTGGATCAGGCTAATGGGCCGAAAGTCTTGCACTCTCTCTGCCAGCTCTTTCTTTGGTAGCAGAGATATTGACGCCCCATTCAATTTAAATAATGGGCCAGTATGCATGTTGTAGATGCATGCAAAAGCATTGACCACCTCAATCTTAACTATTGGCCAACACATCTTATAGAAGGCACGACCTGGTGCCTTTTCCGAGGGCATTTGAGAGATTGCTGACCAGATTTCTTCCTCAGTGAATGGTGCATCCAAGCCCTCCATCTGAACTCCTGTCATTTCCAGGTCATCTCAATTGAAGCTGCATGTGCATTGTTCCTTTTTGCCAATTGTGTTCTGAAAATGCTGTGCtatttcctcttccttttcctcatGAGACCAGATGATATCAACATTGCTTTTTGTGAGACTTGGGATGaagtttttccttcttcttgcaTTTgctttcaaatgaaaaaacttTGTACAAGTATCACCCTCCTTGAGCCAAGTCAGTCTGGAACATTGTCGTCGGCGTGAGCGTTCCACAACTGCTAGTCCCAGCACTCTCACCTTCAATGCTTTCCtcagcttcttctcctcctctgtcAGTACTCGTGTATCCTGAGCCATATCTAACCTGAGGATTATCTCTTGGGCCATGTGGAACTGTAGGAGCGCTTCACCAAAAATAGAGCTACTCCAAGAACGAAGTGCCTTAGCTGTGTTGCACATTTTGTGATGAAGAATATTCAAAGCTGATATGCCCGTGACCGGCAGCTCCCAAGCATTTCTGACCACATCAAGGAAATCAGGAACCTTTGTCCAAAATTGTTCAAACTTGAACCGCTCTCGCTGGGGCTGTTGTCGGATTTGTGACAGAAATAATGGACAGTGGTCTGAAGCTGAAGAGGACAGTGCATGCAAGCAAATAGACGGAAAAGCAATATCCCACTCTTTATTGCAAAAGACTCGATCAAGTCTGACAAGTGTTGGCCGCTCCCTTTCATTGCTCCAAGTATACTTACGATTTTGCAGAGCATATCTCCAGCAGCTCACATTGATCCAGAGTTCTTCTGAACATCCCCATGAAGCGACGGTTCAGGTTCAGGTTGTTTTTATCTTGGGCTGAGTATATCAAATTGAAATCTCCCAGACATAACCAAAGTTGGTTGTCCACTGGCTTGATCCCTTTCAATTCTTCCAGAAAACGAGGTTTATCTGCATCTGTGGCCGGTCCATACACAACAGTGATAATGAAGGAGACATTTGTGAGGCGTTGTGTAACAGTTGCTGTCAGAGAGAATTCCTTCAGAGAGACACTGCCTGCCTGAATGTGATCATCATCCCAAGCCAGGATGATCCCACCACTAACTCCCAGGGCTGGTAGGTAACTGAAACTGGATAGGCGTTGTCCAAGAAACTCCACTGCCAAACTGTCAGTGATTTCTTCTAGCTTGGACTCCTGCAGGCAGACTAGCATTGGACGAGATGCCTGTAACAACTTGAGCACCTCCTCACGGCGCGCAGCTGAATTGAGGCCCCTGACGTTCCAGTTGAAAATTGCAAAGTTGCTATTCATTATCACCAATAGACGACACCCACAAGACCCACAACAGTTGATTGCAGCAAGGGCCGCCATCAACACACCACTAGCAACGCGGGAGATAGCCGCCAGGGCCGCCACCGTCTTCCTCGGCATCGGTCCCTTGTACATCTTCTCGTACTGCGCCACCGCCTCATCTCCAATTGCCTGGTCCTGCCCCACGATGTCAAGCTGGCGCATCAGTCGGTGCGTCGACCTGCGAGACACCGGGACAGAAGGCGGCCTGGCCAGCAGCCTCTTGCTGTGCCTCTTTTGCGGCACCTgaggcgtcggcgccggctGGTCGTCGACGATGTTCGCTggcggcgccgccatcgccggcggcggcacctcaGCAAACACCGTGCCAAAGAAGTCTATGTCAGGGCAGTGCAGACTGGAGCCCTCCGTGTCGCGGCAGAGCTGGCGGAAGGGGCCGGGCACCATGCTGTCGTAAGCTCCAGCGACGACTTGTCTGCAGTCAAGGCCATGAAACACCCCAGGCAGGCTGCCATGATGGCGCACTTGGATTCTATGACGCCTGCATTAGAAGCCAAGCTGTGTGATCTCCTGCCTACGAAAGGCCATGAGCTATCCATTGAGGCCATGGATCACATCTCCACGTTACTGTCTTCGCATGCGACGACCCTTCCCGTCTTCAAGTCACCACCGGTTGTGACGGTGATGCATCGAAGGGCCCTGGCAGAAATAGCCGAGGAGAGAAGGGCCTTCGAAAGGAAACAAAGCTTCCTAATGGACAGCGTCTGCCTCTTGCTGGTAATTTGTTTTCATCTCCTAAGTATCTGATTATTTTCTGTTGCTGGTGCTGTTTGAAATTTACACAccagtaattagtagtaattctTGGATCTGGCGGGACGAAAGCTACAAGTTTGACACCATCTGTGCCGTGGCAAGAAGCGACGTCCGGATGCAGGGAATCTACCATGTCAACTTCTTGGCTACGAGAATGGACGCCGACGCCGGAGACCAGGACAAGCGGGTGCTATTTTTCGCGCAGGTCTTTCTCGGTGGAAAGAATTCGGTGCGGTCATT
This portion of the Setaria viridis chromosome 7, Setaria_viridis_v4.0, whole genome shotgun sequence genome encodes:
- the LOC140223344 gene encoding uncharacterized protein; translated protein: MVPGPFRQLCRDTEGSSLHCPDIDFFGTVFAEVPPPAMAAPPANIVDDQPAPTPQVPQKRHSKRLLARPPSVPVSRRSTHRLMRQLDIVGQDQAIGDEAVAQYEKMYKGPMPRKTVAALAAISRVASGVLMAALAAINCCGSCGCRLLVIMNSNFAIFNWNVRGLNSAARREEVLKLLQASRPMLVCLQESKLEEITDSLAVEFLGQRLSSFSYLPALGVSGGIILAWDDDHIQAGSVSLKEFSLTATVTQRLTNVSFIITVVYGPATDADKPRFLEELKGIKPVDNQLWLCLGDFNLIYSAQDKNNLNLNRRFMGMFRRTLDQCELLEICSAKS